The proteins below are encoded in one region of Micromonospora sp. DSM 45708:
- a CDS encoding LacI family DNA-binding transcriptional regulator, translated as MSHAEPDEPVIGPADAAGAPARPVTISYIAETAGVSIPTVSKVINGRTGVASDTRARVEALINRYGYRRPPSSTRSNLVELVFDQLEHMWGVEVIRGVEQVAREHRVGVVLTEFGPERGGVRYWIDDTLARRPDCVVSVAQLSGEQRGQLRARGIPFVVFDPTGELPDGVPFVGSTNWAGGRSATGHLVRLGHRRIAMIGGRDRILCCRARFDGYRSTMEAAHLPVDADLVARADLTAEGGRAAALRLLDRPQRPTAVFAGNDLQAVGVYRAARELGLRIPADLSVVGFDDLPIAALLDPPLTTVRQPLAEMAVAATELALALGRGERTPRTGLELATSLTLRNSTAAPPR; from the coding sequence TTGTCGCACGCCGAGCCGGACGAGCCGGTCATCGGGCCGGCCGACGCCGCAGGGGCTCCGGCCCGACCGGTCACGATCTCCTACATCGCGGAGACCGCCGGCGTGTCGATTCCGACCGTGTCGAAGGTCATCAACGGCCGGACCGGCGTGGCCTCCGACACGCGTGCCCGGGTCGAGGCGCTGATCAACCGGTACGGCTACCGCAGGCCCCCGTCGTCCACCCGCAGCAACCTGGTGGAGCTCGTCTTCGACCAGCTCGAACACATGTGGGGCGTCGAGGTCATCCGCGGCGTCGAACAGGTGGCCCGCGAGCACCGGGTGGGCGTGGTGCTGACCGAGTTCGGGCCGGAGCGCGGCGGCGTCCGCTACTGGATCGACGACACGCTCGCCCGCCGCCCGGACTGCGTCGTCTCCGTCGCGCAGTTGTCGGGCGAGCAACGCGGCCAGTTGCGGGCGCGCGGCATCCCGTTCGTGGTCTTCGATCCCACCGGCGAGTTGCCCGACGGCGTGCCCTTCGTCGGGTCGACCAACTGGGCGGGCGGTCGATCGGCCACCGGGCACCTGGTCCGGTTGGGGCATCGCCGGATCGCGATGATCGGCGGCCGGGACCGGATCCTCTGCTGCCGCGCGCGGTTCGACGGCTACCGCTCGACGATGGAAGCCGCCCACCTGCCGGTCGACGCCGACCTGGTGGCACGCGCCGACCTGACCGCGGAGGGCGGGCGGGCCGCCGCGCTGCGCCTGCTCGACCGGCCGCAACGCCCGACCGCGGTGTTCGCCGGCAACGACCTCCAGGCGGTCGGCGTCTACCGGGCCGCGCGGGAACTCGGCCTGCGGATCCCGGCCGACCTGAGCGTGGTCGGCTTCGACGACCTGCCGATCGCCGCGCTGCTGGACCCACCACTGACCACCGTGCGCCAGCCGCTCGCCGAGATGGCCGTGGCCGCGACCGAGCTGGCGCTCGCGCTCGGACGCGGCGAGCGGACGCCGCGGACCGGTCTGGAGCTGGCGACCAGCCTGACGCTCCGGAACAGCACCGCCGCGCCGCCCCGGTGA
- a CDS encoding cellulase family glycosylhydrolase, giving the protein MTLRTRDIRLRGGLIAGAVAALLVASTTVAVSAQAAGGCRVSYAVPSQWPGGFTAAVEVTNLGDPVDGWRLAWTFPSGQRVTQAWNATVTASGGQVTATNAAWNATVPTDGTVSFGFNGSWSGTNTAPAGFTLNGVTCTGDTGGTPSPTGSPSPTASTSPSPTATASPSTPPTTPPPAGNPMATVAAMQPGWNLGNTLDAIPDETAWGNPLTTQALLRHVRSQGYRSIRLPITWSNHHGPAPDYTIDAAWLGRVRQIVDWALAEDLYVMINLHHDSWQWLNTYPTDRAGVTNRYRALWTQLAATFRDHSPKLVFESINEPQFAGTTDEQGDIATRELNAEFVRLVRASGGANATRLLVLPTLHTSGEQARLDALSAGIAQLHDPNLAATVHFYGWWPFSVNIAGGTRYDTNVEQDLVGTFDRLRDTFVARGIPVLIGEWALLSWDHTRPGIIERGEFLKYLEAVGYHARTRNLTTMLWDAGQFLDRTALRWRDQRVADMIRASWTSRSGTASADQVYVPHTGAIPSRALTLNLNGLSFRGLWQGDTPLAAGADYTVTGTTVTLTPTALTRLVGNRAYGVDATVEARFSQGVPWKIDVISSDPPTQTAATGTTASFTIPTRFRGDQLATMEATYADGSPAGPANWTPFKEFWGHFQPDYTADTIILKPEFFAEVNDGTVTLTFHFWSGARTTYRITKAGTAVTGAP; this is encoded by the coding sequence ATGACCCTGCGCACCCGAGACATCCGCCTCCGCGGCGGTCTGATCGCCGGTGCCGTGGCGGCCCTGCTGGTGGCGTCGACGACGGTGGCCGTGAGCGCCCAGGCGGCCGGCGGCTGCCGCGTGTCGTACGCGGTGCCGTCGCAGTGGCCGGGCGGGTTCACCGCCGCGGTCGAGGTGACCAACCTCGGCGACCCGGTCGACGGCTGGCGGCTGGCCTGGACGTTCCCGTCCGGGCAGCGGGTCACCCAGGCGTGGAACGCCACGGTCACCGCGTCCGGCGGCCAGGTCACCGCGACGAACGCCGCCTGGAACGCCACCGTGCCGACCGACGGCACCGTGTCGTTCGGCTTCAACGGCTCGTGGTCGGGCACCAACACCGCGCCGGCCGGCTTCACGCTCAACGGCGTCACCTGCACCGGTGACACCGGCGGCACGCCGTCGCCGACCGGCAGCCCGTCGCCCACCGCGTCGACGAGCCCGTCGCCCACCGCCACGGCCTCCCCGTCGACGCCGCCGACCACACCACCTCCGGCCGGCAACCCGATGGCCACGGTGGCCGCGATGCAACCGGGCTGGAACCTCGGCAACACGCTCGACGCCATCCCCGACGAGACCGCCTGGGGCAACCCGCTCACCACCCAGGCGCTCCTGCGCCACGTACGGTCGCAGGGCTACCGCAGCATCCGGCTCCCGATCACGTGGAGCAACCACCACGGCCCGGCACCCGACTACACCATCGACGCGGCCTGGCTGGGCCGGGTACGCCAGATCGTCGACTGGGCGCTCGCCGAGGACCTCTACGTGATGATCAACCTCCATCACGACTCCTGGCAGTGGCTCAACACCTACCCCACCGACCGGGCCGGCGTGACGAACCGGTACCGGGCACTGTGGACGCAGCTCGCCGCCACGTTCCGCGACCACTCACCGAAGCTGGTCTTCGAGAGCATCAACGAGCCGCAGTTCGCCGGCACCACCGACGAGCAGGGTGACATCGCGACGCGGGAACTCAACGCCGAGTTCGTCCGCCTGGTGCGCGCGTCCGGCGGGGCCAACGCCACCCGGCTGCTGGTCCTGCCCACGCTGCACACCAGCGGCGAGCAAGCGCGGCTGGACGCGCTGTCCGCCGGCATCGCCCAACTCCACGACCCCAACCTCGCCGCCACCGTGCACTTCTACGGATGGTGGCCGTTCAGCGTGAACATCGCCGGCGGCACCCGGTACGACACGAACGTGGAGCAGGACCTGGTCGGCACGTTCGACCGGCTGCGCGACACGTTCGTCGCCCGCGGCATCCCGGTCCTCATCGGCGAGTGGGCGCTGCTCTCCTGGGACCACACCCGACCCGGCATCATCGAACGGGGCGAGTTCCTGAAGTACCTCGAAGCGGTCGGCTACCACGCCCGTACCCGCAACCTCACCACGATGCTGTGGGACGCCGGGCAGTTCCTCGACCGTACCGCGCTGCGCTGGCGTGACCAGCGCGTGGCCGACATGATCAGGGCGAGCTGGACCAGCCGCTCCGGCACCGCCTCCGCCGACCAGGTGTACGTGCCGCACACCGGCGCGATCCCCAGCCGGGCGCTCACCCTCAACCTCAACGGCCTGTCGTTCCGCGGTCTCTGGCAGGGCGACACCCCGCTGGCCGCCGGCGCCGACTACACCGTCACCGGCACCACCGTCACGCTCACGCCGACGGCGCTGACCCGCCTGGTCGGCAACCGGGCCTACGGCGTCGACGCCACCGTCGAGGCCCGCTTCTCCCAGGGCGTGCCCTGGAAGATCGACGTCATCAGCTCCGATCCGCCCACCCAGACCGCGGCCACCGGCACGACCGCTTCCTTCACCATTCCCACCCGGTTCCGGGGCGACCAGCTCGCCACCATGGAGGCCACCTACGCCGACGGCAGCCCCGCCGGCCCGGCCAACTGGACGCCGTTCAAGGAGTTCTGGGGACACTTCCAGCCCGACTACACCGCCGACACGATCATCCTGAAACCGGAGTTCTTCGCCGAGGTGAACGACGGCACCGTCACGCTCACCTTCCACTTCTGGAGCGGCGCGAGGACCACGTACCGGATCACCAAGGCCGGCACCGCGGTCACCGGCGCCCCCTGA
- a CDS encoding serine protease, with protein MAVNHGNEPWPARIRGPHGEVLGAGLAVDDRHVLTCAHVIAGGDGAADPPAGPVDVDLVGQPGAPTTSARVLPDCWVPPTVDGRGDLALLELATPLPHGPFAPLRRLRSWGRRVVICGYPQTLEQGAYVRARLRGRSGAGRERVQMDSPATGPQVVQGFSGAAVVDEVTGHVVGMVVSTYDDAEGGREAVAVGAPASGLSWMIPVETIVHHLPSLRDRVSGEPSVDLDFLLPDPTPVDPSTARRIADFFGHRLPANVLVMVTVHPGSGAAAAVRRAAVRSSREFRPSGGPAAGPDDDIAAPPIGSIDLAVDAAGRSTGDLSQRIADWSGPAGGAPAGPRPDDAEPPPRALIINNIDAAAEPEKLLTEVVLPLVDQAPARDLRMLLTFRGESVPLRTALLAHRVAALRSTEDAARAAYRVVAPLVADAPPVPARAIRLRVRLTALRAAASQGDASLPGRLADTERTTDRALREAESVRQRLVAMRDHWAELRGRLDAFLAMAVRHGLSEDPGLGPGQRRAHGLFVDGPCDLAAAEAAVREYGEALLGRIEAGRGAA; from the coding sequence ATGGCGGTGAATCACGGGAACGAGCCGTGGCCCGCCCGCATCCGTGGCCCGCACGGCGAGGTCCTCGGCGCCGGTCTGGCCGTCGACGACCGGCACGTGCTGACCTGCGCCCATGTCATCGCCGGGGGTGACGGCGCGGCCGACCCGCCCGCCGGTCCGGTCGACGTCGACCTCGTCGGCCAGCCCGGCGCCCCGACCACGTCGGCACGCGTCCTGCCCGACTGCTGGGTCCCACCGACCGTCGACGGGCGCGGTGACCTCGCGCTGCTGGAGCTGGCGACGCCGCTGCCGCACGGCCCGTTCGCGCCGCTGCGCCGGCTGCGGTCCTGGGGCCGTCGCGTGGTGATCTGCGGTTACCCGCAGACGCTGGAGCAGGGCGCCTACGTGCGGGCCCGGCTCCGCGGTCGCTCCGGAGCCGGCCGGGAACGGGTCCAGATGGACTCCCCGGCCACCGGGCCCCAGGTCGTCCAGGGGTTCAGCGGCGCCGCCGTGGTCGACGAGGTCACCGGGCACGTCGTCGGCATGGTGGTCAGCACCTACGACGACGCCGAGGGCGGTCGGGAGGCCGTCGCGGTCGGCGCGCCGGCCAGCGGCCTGTCCTGGATGATCCCGGTCGAGACGATCGTGCACCACCTGCCGTCCCTCCGCGACCGGGTGTCCGGGGAGCCCTCGGTGGACCTCGACTTCCTGCTGCCCGACCCGACCCCGGTGGACCCGTCGACCGCCCGCCGCATCGCCGACTTCTTCGGCCACCGGCTGCCGGCCAACGTGCTGGTCATGGTGACCGTCCATCCGGGTTCCGGCGCCGCCGCGGCGGTGCGTCGGGCGGCCGTCCGGTCCAGCCGGGAGTTCCGGCCGTCCGGCGGCCCGGCGGCCGGGCCGGACGACGACATCGCCGCGCCGCCGATCGGCAGCATCGACCTGGCCGTGGACGCGGCGGGCCGGAGCACCGGAGACCTGTCCCAGCGGATCGCCGACTGGTCCGGCCCGGCCGGTGGCGCGCCCGCCGGGCCACGCCCCGACGACGCGGAACCACCCCCGCGCGCGCTGATCATCAACAACATCGACGCCGCCGCCGAGCCGGAGAAGCTGCTCACCGAGGTGGTGCTGCCCCTGGTCGACCAGGCGCCCGCGCGTGACCTGCGGATGCTGCTGACCTTCCGCGGCGAGTCGGTCCCGCTGCGGACCGCCCTGCTGGCGCACCGCGTCGCCGCGCTCCGGTCCACCGAGGACGCCGCCCGCGCCGCGTACCGGGTGGTCGCGCCGCTGGTCGCCGACGCCCCGCCGGTCCCGGCCCGGGCGATCCGGCTGCGGGTCCGTCTCACCGCGCTGCGGGCCGCGGCCTCCCAGGGCGACGCGTCACTTCCCGGCCGGCTCGCCGACACCGAGCGGACGACCGACCGGGCGTTGCGTGAGGCCGAGTCGGTGCGGCAGCGGCTGGTGGCGATGCGGGACCACTGGGCGGAGCTGCGGGGGCGGCTCGACGCGTTCCTCGCCATGGCGGTGCGCCACGGGCTCTCCGAGGATCCCGGCCTCGGCCCCGGCCAGCGCCGGGCGCACGGGTTGTTCGTCGACGGTCCGTGCGACCTGGCGGCGGCCGAGGCGGCGGTCCGGGAGTACGGCGAGGCGCTGCTGGGCCGCATCGAGGCCGGCCGGGGTGCGGCGTGA